The Aethina tumida isolate Nest 87 chromosome 6, icAetTumi1.1, whole genome shotgun sequence genome has a segment encoding these proteins:
- the LOC109604031 gene encoding facilitated trehalose transporter Tret1 isoform X3, translating into MGLKQRVHKFWQFGAGHMALAAFCAHSVSISIGISQGYSAILLPQLEEDPHFLVVKDSEEESWLASLGAVTNPIGSILSGVFAEYFGRKRSIQISSVPFLIGWLCIGFATDINWLYAGRLITGIAAGMSTACYTYVSEISTPENRGIFQALGPICASFGILFTYVCGYLFDWKIVSFISLFFGLFSMISIQFLPESPGYLLRKNEETESFNVYLWFRRNNAEAQEEIDKYNNNNKKSEKDKIELRDIYFGPQTVKPFLILVTLFFLQEMSGIYTILFYAVNFFEEANIDLDKYVASIVVGVIRFTVSIVAAILINKYGRKVLCIGSNIGMTLSMVLVAGYVKYYELNQNEEKVFPVLPLLGVILNVFFSMIGMLPIPWILTGEMFPLEVRPIMSGIVICIAQTFIFICVKIYTNLLQVLNFSGTLFLFSFASVLALFFCKFILFETKNKSLQDIERHFKKTSGELKGFDNKGFVISPDTDPKSGHGIYRVEIDD; encoded by the exons ATGGGACTCAAACAGAGAGTGCACAAATTTTGGCAATTCGGAGCCGGACACATG GCATTAGCGGCGTTCTGTGCGCACTCGGTGTCAATCTCCATCGGAATCTCTCAGGGTTACAGTGCCATCCTCCTCCCCCAGCTCGAAGAGGACCCGCATTTTCTGGTGGTCAAAGACTCGGAAGAGGAATCGTGGCTAG CCAGTTTAGGAGCTGTCACCAATCCAATTGGATCGATCTTGTCGGGCGTGTTTGCCGAATATTTCGGCAGAAAGCGATCGATACAAATCAGCAGTGTCCCATTCTTAATCGGATGGCTTTGCATCGGTTTCGCCACGGACATCAACTGGCTTTATGCCGGAAGACTGATAACCGGAATCGCCGCAG GAATGTCGACGGCATGTTACACCTACGTCAGCGAAATTTCGACACCAGAAAATCGAGGAATCTTCCAGGCTTTAGGTCCCATTTGTGCCTCGTTTGGAATTCTCTTCACTTACGTTTGCGGCTATTTGTTCGACTGGAAAATCGTCTCGTTTATAAGTTTATTCTTCGGCCTGTTTAGCATGATTTCGATACAGTTTTTGCCCGAAAGTCCCGGTTACTTGCTCAGAAAGAACGAGGAGACTGAAAGCTTCAACGTGTACTTGTGGTTCAGGAGGAACAACGCGGAGGCACAGGAAGAAATCGACAAGtacaataacaacaacaaaaaatctgaaaaagacaaaattgaattaagagatatttattttgggcCTCAGACCGTTAAACCTTTCCTCATTCTCGTCACTCTTTTCTTCCTTCAGGAGATGTCCGGAATTTACACCATACTCTTTTACGCCGTCAATTTCTTCGAAGAGGCCAACATAGATCTGGACAAATACGTCGCCTCCATAGTTGTGGGAGTAATCAGATTCACAGTTTCCATCGTAGCTGCGATTCTAATCAACAAATACGGCAGGAAAGTTCTGTGCATCGGCAGCAACATCGGCATGACGTTGTCCATGGTTTTGGTGGCCGGCTACGTTAAATACTACGAGCTGAACCAGAACGAGGAGAAAGTCTTCCCCGTTCTCCCCCTCTTGGGCGTCATACTCAACGTGTTCTTCAGCATGATCGGCATGTTACCGATCCCCTGGATCCTGACGGGGGAAATGTTTCCTCTGGAAGTGAGACCGATCATGTCGGGGATCGTGATTTGCATCGCCCAAACGTTCATCTTCATCTGCGTCAAAATCTACACGAATCTGTTGCAAGTGCTCAATTTTAGCGGTACCTTGTTCCTGTTCTCGTTCGCTTCGGTTCTCGCCTTGTTCTTTTGCAAGTTCATCTTGTTCGAGACGAAGAACAAAAGTCTGCAGGACATCGAAAGGCACTTCAAGAAGACGAGTGGCGAATTGAAGGGTTTCGATAATAAAGGTTTCGTCATCAGCCCGGACACGGATCCAAAGTCCGGACACGGAATCTACAGGGTGGAAATTGACGATTGA
- the LOC109604031 gene encoding facilitated trehalose transporter Tret1 isoform X2 — translation MMIVVGLSHFIYVRSKLFLSTNKHFVTVKMGLKQRVHKFWQFGAGHMALAAFCAHSVSISIGISQGYSAILLPQLEEDPHFLVVKDSEEESWLASLGAVTNPIGSILSGVFAEYFGRKRSIQISSVPFLIGWLCIGFATDINWLYAGRLITGIAAGMSTACYTYVSEISTPENRGIFQALGPICASFGILFTYVCGYLFDWKIVSFISLFFGLFSMISIQFLPESPGYLLRKNEETESFNVYLWFRRNNAEAQEEIDKYNNNNKKSEKDKIELRDIYFGPQTVKPFLILVTLFFLQEMSGIYTILFYAVNFFEEANIDLDKYVASIVVGVIRFTVSIVAAILINKYGRKVLCIGSNIGMTLSMVLVAGYVKYYELNQNEEKVFPVLPLLGVILNVFFSMIGMLPIPWILTGEMFPLEVRPIMSGIVICIAQTFIFICVKIYTNLLQVLNFSGTLFLFSFASVLALFFCKFILFETKNKSLQDIERHFKKTSGELKGFDNKGFVISPDTDPKSGHGIYRVEIDD, via the exons ATGATGATTGTTGTTGGTTTGtcgcattttatttatgtgcggTCGAAACTGTTCCTGAGCACAAACAAACACTT TGTCACAGTGAAAATGGGACTCAAACAGAGAGTGCACAAATTTTGGCAATTCGGAGCCGGACACATG GCATTAGCGGCGTTCTGTGCGCACTCGGTGTCAATCTCCATCGGAATCTCTCAGGGTTACAGTGCCATCCTCCTCCCCCAGCTCGAAGAGGACCCGCATTTTCTGGTGGTCAAAGACTCGGAAGAGGAATCGTGGCTAG CCAGTTTAGGAGCTGTCACCAATCCAATTGGATCGATCTTGTCGGGCGTGTTTGCCGAATATTTCGGCAGAAAGCGATCGATACAAATCAGCAGTGTCCCATTCTTAATCGGATGGCTTTGCATCGGTTTCGCCACGGACATCAACTGGCTTTATGCCGGAAGACTGATAACCGGAATCGCCGCAG GAATGTCGACGGCATGTTACACCTACGTCAGCGAAATTTCGACACCAGAAAATCGAGGAATCTTCCAGGCTTTAGGTCCCATTTGTGCCTCGTTTGGAATTCTCTTCACTTACGTTTGCGGCTATTTGTTCGACTGGAAAATCGTCTCGTTTATAAGTTTATTCTTCGGCCTGTTTAGCATGATTTCGATACAGTTTTTGCCCGAAAGTCCCGGTTACTTGCTCAGAAAGAACGAGGAGACTGAAAGCTTCAACGTGTACTTGTGGTTCAGGAGGAACAACGCGGAGGCACAGGAAGAAATCGACAAGtacaataacaacaacaaaaaatctgaaaaagacaaaattgaattaagagatatttattttgggcCTCAGACCGTTAAACCTTTCCTCATTCTCGTCACTCTTTTCTTCCTTCAGGAGATGTCCGGAATTTACACCATACTCTTTTACGCCGTCAATTTCTTCGAAGAGGCCAACATAGATCTGGACAAATACGTCGCCTCCATAGTTGTGGGAGTAATCAGATTCACAGTTTCCATCGTAGCTGCGATTCTAATCAACAAATACGGCAGGAAAGTTCTGTGCATCGGCAGCAACATCGGCATGACGTTGTCCATGGTTTTGGTGGCCGGCTACGTTAAATACTACGAGCTGAACCAGAACGAGGAGAAAGTCTTCCCCGTTCTCCCCCTCTTGGGCGTCATACTCAACGTGTTCTTCAGCATGATCGGCATGTTACCGATCCCCTGGATCCTGACGGGGGAAATGTTTCCTCTGGAAGTGAGACCGATCATGTCGGGGATCGTGATTTGCATCGCCCAAACGTTCATCTTCATCTGCGTCAAAATCTACACGAATCTGTTGCAAGTGCTCAATTTTAGCGGTACCTTGTTCCTGTTCTCGTTCGCTTCGGTTCTCGCCTTGTTCTTTTGCAAGTTCATCTTGTTCGAGACGAAGAACAAAAGTCTGCAGGACATCGAAAGGCACTTCAAGAAGACGAGTGGCGAATTGAAGGGTTTCGATAATAAAGGTTTCGTCATCAGCCCGGACACGGATCCAAAGTCCGGACACGGAATCTACAGGGTGGAAATTGACGATTGA
- the LOC109604031 gene encoding facilitated trehalose transporter Tret1 isoform X4, with product MVKYRNLDERNTIKCNNALAAFCAHSVSISIGISQGYSAILLPQLEEDPHFLVVKDSEEESWLASLGAVTNPIGSILSGVFAEYFGRKRSIQISSVPFLIGWLCIGFATDINWLYAGRLITGIAAGMSTACYTYVSEISTPENRGIFQALGPICASFGILFTYVCGYLFDWKIVSFISLFFGLFSMISIQFLPESPGYLLRKNEETESFNVYLWFRRNNAEAQEEIDKYNNNNKKSEKDKIELRDIYFGPQTVKPFLILVTLFFLQEMSGIYTILFYAVNFFEEANIDLDKYVASIVVGVIRFTVSIVAAILINKYGRKVLCIGSNIGMTLSMVLVAGYVKYYELNQNEEKVFPVLPLLGVILNVFFSMIGMLPIPWILTGEMFPLEVRPIMSGIVICIAQTFIFICVKIYTNLLQVLNFSGTLFLFSFASVLALFFCKFILFETKNKSLQDIERHFKKTSGELKGFDNKGFVISPDTDPKSGHGIYRVEIDD from the exons ATGGTCAAATATCGAAACCTCGACGAACGCAACACAATAAAGTGCAACAAT GCATTAGCGGCGTTCTGTGCGCACTCGGTGTCAATCTCCATCGGAATCTCTCAGGGTTACAGTGCCATCCTCCTCCCCCAGCTCGAAGAGGACCCGCATTTTCTGGTGGTCAAAGACTCGGAAGAGGAATCGTGGCTAG CCAGTTTAGGAGCTGTCACCAATCCAATTGGATCGATCTTGTCGGGCGTGTTTGCCGAATATTTCGGCAGAAAGCGATCGATACAAATCAGCAGTGTCCCATTCTTAATCGGATGGCTTTGCATCGGTTTCGCCACGGACATCAACTGGCTTTATGCCGGAAGACTGATAACCGGAATCGCCGCAG GAATGTCGACGGCATGTTACACCTACGTCAGCGAAATTTCGACACCAGAAAATCGAGGAATCTTCCAGGCTTTAGGTCCCATTTGTGCCTCGTTTGGAATTCTCTTCACTTACGTTTGCGGCTATTTGTTCGACTGGAAAATCGTCTCGTTTATAAGTTTATTCTTCGGCCTGTTTAGCATGATTTCGATACAGTTTTTGCCCGAAAGTCCCGGTTACTTGCTCAGAAAGAACGAGGAGACTGAAAGCTTCAACGTGTACTTGTGGTTCAGGAGGAACAACGCGGAGGCACAGGAAGAAATCGACAAGtacaataacaacaacaaaaaatctgaaaaagacaaaattgaattaagagatatttattttgggcCTCAGACCGTTAAACCTTTCCTCATTCTCGTCACTCTTTTCTTCCTTCAGGAGATGTCCGGAATTTACACCATACTCTTTTACGCCGTCAATTTCTTCGAAGAGGCCAACATAGATCTGGACAAATACGTCGCCTCCATAGTTGTGGGAGTAATCAGATTCACAGTTTCCATCGTAGCTGCGATTCTAATCAACAAATACGGCAGGAAAGTTCTGTGCATCGGCAGCAACATCGGCATGACGTTGTCCATGGTTTTGGTGGCCGGCTACGTTAAATACTACGAGCTGAACCAGAACGAGGAGAAAGTCTTCCCCGTTCTCCCCCTCTTGGGCGTCATACTCAACGTGTTCTTCAGCATGATCGGCATGTTACCGATCCCCTGGATCCTGACGGGGGAAATGTTTCCTCTGGAAGTGAGACCGATCATGTCGGGGATCGTGATTTGCATCGCCCAAACGTTCATCTTCATCTGCGTCAAAATCTACACGAATCTGTTGCAAGTGCTCAATTTTAGCGGTACCTTGTTCCTGTTCTCGTTCGCTTCGGTTCTCGCCTTGTTCTTTTGCAAGTTCATCTTGTTCGAGACGAAGAACAAAAGTCTGCAGGACATCGAAAGGCACTTCAAGAAGACGAGTGGCGAATTGAAGGGTTTCGATAATAAAGGTTTCGTCATCAGCCCGGACACGGATCCAAAGTCCGGACACGGAATCTACAGGGTGGAAATTGACGATTGA